Proteins encoded together in one Staphylococcus aureus window:
- the liaF gene encoding cell wall-active antibiotics response protein LiaF has translation MTHKYISTQMLIIFTALMIIANFYYIFFEKIGFLLVLLLGCVLVYVGYLYFHKIRGLLAFWIGALLIAFTLLSNKYTIIILFVFLLLLIVRYLIHKFKPKKVVATDEVMTSPSFIKQKWFGEQRTPVYVYKWEDVQIQHGIGDLHIDLTKAANIKENNTIVVRHILGKVQVILPVNYNINLHVAAFYGSTYVNEKSYKVENNNIHIEEMMKPDNYTVNIYVSTFIGDVEVIYR, from the coding sequence ATGACACACAAATATATATCAACGCAAATGTTGATCATTTTTACTGCATTAATGATTATTGCCAATTTTTACTACATATTTTTTGAAAAAATTGGCTTTTTACTCGTTCTATTATTGGGATGTGTATTAGTTTATGTAGGATATCTTTATTTTCATAAAATACGTGGCCTTTTGGCGTTTTGGATAGGCGCGCTATTAATTGCATTCACATTATTGTCTAATAAGTATACAATCATCATCTTGTTCGTCTTTTTATTATTACTTATTGTGCGTTATTTAATACACAAGTTTAAACCAAAAAAAGTAGTTGCGACGGATGAGGTTATGACTTCACCATCTTTTATTAAACAAAAGTGGTTTGGTGAGCAACGTACACCAGTTTATGTATATAAGTGGGAAGATGTACAAATTCAACATGGAATTGGCGACCTACATATTGACTTAACAAAAGCTGCAAATATTAAGGAAAATAATACCATTGTTGTTAGACACATTTTAGGTAAAGTGCAGGTTATATTGCCGGTTAATTACAATATTAATTTACATGTAGCTGCTTTTTATGGAAGTACTTACGTGAATGAAAAATCATATAAAGTTGAAAATAACAATATTCATATTGAAGAAATGATGAAACCGGATAACTATACAGTTAATATCTACGTATCAACGTTTATCGGAGACGTAGAGGTGATTTATCGATGA
- a CDS encoding sensor histidine kinase gives MNHYIRTIGSMLILVYSMLAAFLFIDKVFVNIIYFQGMFYTQIFGIPVFLFLNLIIILLCIIVGSVLAYKINQQNDWIKTQIERSMEGETVGINDQNIEIYSETLDLYHTLVPLNQELHKLRLKTQNLTNENYNINDVKVKKIIEDERQRLARELHDSVSQQLFAASMMLSAIKETKLEPPLDQQIPILEKMVQDSQLEMRALLLHLRPLGLKDKSLGEGIKDLVIDLQKKVPMKVVHEIQDFKVPKGIEDHLFRITQEAISNTLRHSNGTKVTVELFNKDDYLLLRIQDNGKGFNVDEKLEQSYGLKNMRERALEIGATFHIVSLPDSGTRIEVKAPLNKEDSYDD, from the coding sequence ATGAACCACTACATTAGAACAATTGGTTCAATGCTCATCTTAGTATATAGCATGCTAGCTGCATTTCTGTTCATCGATAAAGTTTTTGTAAATATCATCTATTTTCAAGGTATGTTTTATACACAAATATTCGGAATACCAGTTTTTTTATTTTTAAATCTCATCATCATATTATTGTGTATTATTGTTGGTTCGGTACTCGCTTACAAAATCAATCAGCAAAATGATTGGATTAAGACGCAAATTGAGCGTTCAATGGAAGGCGAAACAGTTGGCATTAATGATCAAAATATAGAAATATATAGTGAAACGTTAGATTTATACCATACACTCGTACCTTTAAATCAAGAATTGCATAAGTTGCGACTTAAAACTCAAAACTTAACCAATGAAAATTATAATATTAATGATGTGAAAGTTAAAAAGATTATTGAAGATGAACGTCAAAGACTAGCACGAGAACTTCACGATTCTGTTAGTCAGCAACTTTTTGCGGCAAGTATGATGCTATCTGCTATCAAAGAAACGAAGTTAGAACCACCATTAGACCAACAAATTCCTATTTTAGAGAAAATGGTTCAAGATTCGCAGTTAGAAATGCGTGCTTTGCTGTTACATTTAAGACCGCTTGGTTTAAAAGACAAATCTTTAGGTGAGGGTATTAAAGATTTAGTTATTGATTTACAAAAAAAAGTGCCAATGAAAGTTGTGCATGAAATACAAGATTTTAAAGTGCCTAAAGGTATTGAAGATCATTTGTTCAGAATTACACAGGAAGCAATTTCGAATACATTGCGTCATTCAAACGGTACAAAAGTGACAGTAGAATTGTTTAATAAAGACGATTATTTATTGTTGAGAATTCAAGATAATGGTAAAGGTTTTAATGTTGATGAAAAATTAGAACAAAGTTATGGACTTAAAAATATGCGTGAAAGAGCTTTGGAAATTGGTGCAACGTTCCATATTGTATCATTGCCAGATTCAGGTACACGTATCGAGGTGAAAGCACCTTTAAATAAGGAGGATTCGTATGACGATTAA
- the vraR gene encoding two-component system response regulator VraR, whose amino-acid sequence MTIKVLFVDDHEMVRIGISSYLSTQSDIEVVGEGASGKEAIAKAHELKPDLILMDLLMDDMDGVEATTQIKKDLPQIKVLMLTSFIEDKEVYRALDAGVDSYILKTTSAKDIADAVRKTSRGESVFEPEVLVKMRNRMKKRAELYEMLTEREMEILLLIAKGYSNQEIASASHITIKTVKTHVSNILSKLEVQDRTQAVIYAFQHNLIQ is encoded by the coding sequence ATGACGATTAAAGTATTGTTTGTGGATGATCATGAAATGGTACGTATAGGAATTTCAAGTTATCTATCAACGCAAAGTGATATTGAAGTAGTTGGTGAAGGCGCTTCTGGTAAAGAAGCAATTGCCAAAGCCCATGAGTTGAAGCCAGATTTAATTTTAATGGATTTACTTATGGATGACATGGATGGTGTAGAAGCGACGACTCAGATTAAAAAAGATTTACCGCAAATTAAAGTATTAATGTTAACTAGTTTTATTGAAGATAAAGAGGTATATCGTGCATTAGATGCAGGTGTCGATAGTTACATTTTAAAAACAACAAGTGCAAAAGATATCGCCGATGCAGTTCGTAAAACTTCTAGAGGAGAATCTGTTTTTGAACCGGAAGTTTTAGTGAAAATGCGTAACCGTATGAAAAAGCGCGCAGAGTTATATGAAATGCTTACAGAACGAGAAATGGAAATATTATTATTGATTGCGAAAGGTTACTCAAATCAAGAAATTGCTAGTGCATCGCATATTACTATTAAAACGGTTAAGACACATGTGAGTAACATTTTAAGTAAGTTAGAAGTGCAAGATAGAACACAAGCTGTTATCTATGCATTCCAACATAATTTAATTCAATAG
- the murT gene encoding lipid II isoglutaminyl synthase subunit MurT produces the protein MRQWTAIHLAKLARKASRAVGKRGTDLPGQIARKVDTDILRKLAEQVDDIVFISGTNGKTTTSNLIGHTLKANNIQIIHNNEGANMAAGITSAFIMQSTPKTKIAVIEIDEGSIPRVLKEVTPSMMVFTNFFRDQMDRFGEIDIMVNNIAETISNKGIKLLLNADDPFVSRLKIASDTIVYYGMKAHAHEFEQSTMNESRYCPNCGRLLQYDYIHYNQIGHYHCQCGFKREQAKYEISSFDVAPFLYLNINDEKYDMKIAGDFNAYNALAAYTVLRELGLNEQTIKNGFETYTSDNGRMQYFKKERKEAMINLAKNPAGMNASLSVGEQLEGEKVYVISLNDNAADGRDTSWIYDADFEKLSKQQIEAIIVTGTRAEELQLRLKLAEVEVPIIVERDIYKATAKTMDYKGFTVAIPNYTSLAPMLEQLNRSFEGGQS, from the coding sequence ATGAGACAGTGGACGGCAATCCATCTAGCGAAATTGGCGCGTAAAGCAAGTAGAGCAGTAGGTAAAAGAGGAACAGATTTACCTGGACAAATCGCTAGAAAAGTGGATACAGATATATTAAGAAAATTAGCAGAGCAAGTTGATGATATTGTATTTATCAGTGGAACAAATGGTAAAACAACGACTTCAAACTTAATTGGACATACTTTAAAAGCAAATAATATTCAAATTATACACAATAATGAAGGTGCTAATATGGCTGCAGGTATAACTTCTGCATTCATCATGCAATCAACACCTAAGACTAAAATTGCGGTAATCGAAATTGATGAAGGTTCGATTCCACGTGTGTTAAAAGAAGTTACACCTTCAATGATGGTATTTACTAATTTCTTTAGAGATCAAATGGATCGCTTCGGTGAAATTGATATTATGGTTAATAACATTGCAGAGACAATTAGTAATAAAGGCATCAAATTATTGCTAAATGCTGATGATCCATTTGTGAGTCGTTTGAAAATCGCAAGTGATACGATTGTGTACTATGGTATGAAAGCACATGCCCATGAATTTGAACAAAGTACGATGAATGAAAGTAGATATTGTCCAAACTGTGGTCGCTTATTGCAATACGATTATATTCATTATAATCAAATTGGTCATTATCACTGTCAGTGTGGTTTCAAACGAGAGCAAGCAAAATATGAAATATCAAGTTTTGATGTGGCACCGTTTTTATATTTAAATATCAATGATGAAAAATATGATATGAAAATTGCAGGTGACTTTAACGCTTATAACGCGTTAGCAGCATATACTGTTTTAAGAGAGCTAGGGTTAAATGAACAAACAATTAAAAATGGCTTTGAAACGTATACATCAGACAATGGTCGTATGCAGTACTTTAAAAAAGAACGAAAAGAAGCGATGATCAATTTAGCTAAAAATCCTGCAGGAATGAATGCAAGTTTATCAGTTGGTGAACAATTAGAAGGCGAAAAAGTGTATGTTATTTCGCTAAATGATAACGCTGCAGATGGTCGAGATACTTCATGGATTTATGATGCAGATTTTGAAAAATTATCTAAGCAACAAATTGAAGCTATCATCGTGACAGGTACACGAGCAGAAGAACTTCAATTGCGATTGAAGTTAGCAGAGGTTGAAGTACCAATTATAGTTGAGCGTGATATTTATAAAGCAACGGCAAAGACTATGGATTATAAAGGTTTCACAGTTGCAATACCAAACTATACATCATTAGCGCCTATGCTTGAACAATTAAACCGTTCGTTTGAAGGAGGTCAATCATAA
- a CDS encoding type 1 glutamine amidotransferase produces the protein MHELTIYHFMSDKLNLYSDIGNIIALRQRAKKRNIKVNVVEINETEGITFDECDIFFIGGGSDREQALATKELSKIKTPLKEAIEDGMPGLTICGGYQFLGKKYITPDGTELEGLGILDFYTESKTNRLTGDIVIESDTFGTIVGFENHGGRTYHDFGTLGHVTFGYGNNDEDKKEGIHYKNLLGTYLHGPILPKNYEITDYLLEKACERKGIPFEPKEIDNEAEIQAKQVLIDRANRQKKSR, from the coding sequence ATGCATGAATTGACTATTTATCATTTTATGTCAGATAAATTGAATTTATACAGTGATATAGGAAATATTATTGCTTTAAGACAACGTGCTAAAAAACGAAATATTAAAGTTAATGTCGTAGAAATCAATGAAACAGAAGGTATTACCTTTGATGAATGTGATATTTTCTTTATCGGTGGTGGAAGTGATAGAGAACAAGCATTAGCAACAAAAGAATTAAGTAAAATTAAGACACCACTTAAAGAAGCGATTGAAGATGGTATGCCGGGATTAACGATTTGTGGAGGCTATCAATTTTTAGGGAAAAAATATATCACGCCTGATGGTACAGAATTAGAAGGGTTAGGTATTTTAGATTTTTATACTGAATCAAAGACAAACCGATTAACAGGAGATATTGTTATCGAAAGTGATACTTTTGGAACTATTGTAGGTTTTGAAAATCACGGTGGTAGAACATATCATGATTTCGGTACACTTGGTCATGTTACTTTTGGTTATGGTAATAATGATGAAGATAAAAAAGAAGGCATTCATTATAAAAATTTATTAGGTACTTATTTACATGGACCAATTTTACCTAAAAATTACGAAATCACTGATTATCTGTTAGAAAAAGCTTGTGAACGTAAGGGTATTCCGTTTGAGCCTAAAGAAATAGATAATGAAGCGGAAATACAAGCGAAACAAGTATTAATAGACAGAGCAAATAGACAGAAGAAATCTCGTTAA
- the ftnA gene encoding H-type ferritin FtnA has protein sequence MLSKNLLEALNDQMNHEYFAAHAYMAMAAYCDKESYEGFANFFIQQAKEERFHGQKIYNYINDRGAHAEFRAVSAPKIDFSSILETFKDSLSQEQEVTRRFYNLSEIARQDKDYATISFLNWFLDEQVEEESMFETHINYLTRIGDDSNALYLYEKELGARTFDEE, from the coding sequence ATGTTAAGTAAAAATTTATTAGAAGCATTAAATGATCAAATGAACCATGAGTACTTTGCAGCACACGCATATATGGCAATGGCAGCATACTGTGATAAAGAATCGTACGAAGGATTTGCAAACTTCTTCATTCAACAAGCTAAAGAAGAACGTTTCCATGGACAAAAGATTTATAACTATATTAACGACAGAGGTGCACATGCAGAATTCAGAGCAGTTTCAGCACCAAAAATTGACTTTTCAAGCATACTAGAAACTTTCAAAGACAGCTTATCTCAAGAACAAGAAGTAACAAGACGTTTCTATAACTTATCTGAAATCGCTCGTCAAGATAAAGATTATGCAACTATCTCATTCTTAAACTGGTTCTTAGATGAACAAGTCGAAGAAGAATCAATGTTTGAAACTCACATCAATTATTTAACTCGTATCGGCGATGACAGCAATGCATTATATCTTTACGAAAAAGAACTTGGCGCTCGTACATTCGACGAAGAATAA
- a CDS encoding aromatic acid exporter family protein: MNDQWYKHLIGARTIKTGIAIFLTAVFCMALDLTPIYAILTAVVTIEPTAKASLIKGYRRLPATVIGAGFAVLFTYLFGDQSPFTYALSATFTILFCTKLKLQVGTNVAVLTSLAMIPGIHDAYIFNFLSRTLTAIIGLVTSGLINFMVFPPKYYGQVEEKLSKTDALMYKLFYNRCQELILSRLQSDKSEKAYKNIFNLNNQVETLISYQRDELSYHKKKECDWKLLNQLTKRAYTNRLFITHLSNIIYLPKNTRVNFSGDEKMALLKISSSIKDIFYDGSFKREDDSVETLRSTIKALEISGENQIKSHILYEVLMIYRLLDSRYA, from the coding sequence ATGAACGATCAATGGTATAAACATTTAATTGGTGCCAGAACAATTAAAACTGGTATTGCCATTTTTTTAACAGCTGTCTTTTGTATGGCACTAGATTTAACACCCATCTATGCCATTTTAACAGCTGTAGTCACAATTGAACCAACTGCCAAGGCATCACTTATTAAAGGTTATCGTAGATTACCTGCTACGGTAATTGGTGCAGGCTTTGCAGTATTATTTACATATTTATTCGGCGATCAATCACCTTTTACATATGCATTGAGTGCAACGTTCACGATTTTATTCTGTACAAAACTCAAATTGCAAGTTGGTACGAATGTCGCTGTACTAACATCATTAGCTATGATTCCAGGTATTCATGATGCCTACATATTCAACTTTTTGTCTCGAACATTGACAGCAATTATTGGACTCGTGACATCAGGTTTAATTAACTTCATGGTGTTTCCACCTAAGTATTATGGTCAGGTCGAAGAAAAATTAAGTAAGACAGATGCCTTGATGTATAAATTATTTTACAATCGCTGCCAAGAACTTATCTTATCAAGACTGCAATCTGATAAAAGCGAAAAAGCATATAAAAATATTTTCAATTTAAATAATCAAGTTGAAACGTTAATAAGTTATCAACGTGATGAATTAAGCTATCATAAGAAAAAAGAATGTGATTGGAAATTACTCAATCAATTAACTAAACGTGCATATACGAATCGTTTGTTTATCACTCATTTATCAAATATCATTTACTTGCCTAAAAATACTCGTGTTAACTTTTCAGGTGACGAAAAAATGGCATTGCTAAAAATTAGTAGTAGCATCAAAGATATATTTTATGATGGTTCTTTTAAGAGAGAAGATGATTCTGTAGAAACTTTACGTTCGACTATAAAAGCACTTGAAATTAGTGGTGAAAATCAAATTAAAAGTCATATACTATACGAAGTTCTAATGATTTATCGACTGCTAGACAGCAGATATGCTTAA
- the map gene encoding type I methionyl aminopeptidase, with amino-acid sequence MIVKTEEELQALKEIGYICAKVRNTMQAATKPGITTKELDNIAKELFEEYGAISAPIHDENFPGQTCISVNEEVAHGIPSKRVIREGDLVNIDVSALKNGYYADTGISFVVGESDDPMKQKVCDVATMAFENAIAKVKPGTKLSNIGKAVHNTARQNDLKVIKNLTGHGVGLSLHEAPAHVLNYFDPKDKTLLTEGMVLAIEPFISSNASFVTEGKNEWAFETSDKSFVAQIEHTVIVTKDGPILTTKIEEE; translated from the coding sequence ATGATTGTAAAAACAGAAGAAGAATTACAAGCGTTAAAAGAAATTGGATACATATGCGCTAAAGTGCGCAATACAATGCAAGCTGCAACCAAACCAGGTATCACTACGAAAGAGCTTGATAATATTGCGAAAGAGTTATTTGAAGAATACGGTGCTATTTCTGCGCCAATTCATGATGAAAATTTTCCTGGTCAAACGTGTATTAGTGTCAATGAAGAGGTGGCACATGGGATTCCAAGTAAGCGTGTCATTCGTGAAGGAGATTTAGTAAATATTGATGTATCGGCTTTGAAGAATGGCTATTATGCAGATACAGGCATTTCATTTGTCGTTGGAGAATCAGATGATCCAATGAAACAAAAAGTATGTGACGTAGCAACGATGGCATTTGAGAATGCAATTGCAAAAGTAAAACCGGGTACTAAGTTAAGTAACATTGGTAAAGCGGTGCATAATACAGCTAGACAAAATGATTTGAAAGTCATTAAAAACTTAACAGGTCATGGTGTTGGTTTATCATTACATGAAGCACCAGCACATGTACTTAATTACTTTGATCCAAAAGACAAAACATTATTAACTGAAGGTATGGTATTAGCTATTGAACCGTTTATCTCATCAAATGCATCATTTGTTACAGAAGGTAAAAATGAATGGGCTTTTGAAACGAGCGATAAAAGTTTTGTTGCTCAAATTGAGCATACGGTTATCGTGACTAAGGATGGTCCGATTTTAACGACAAAGATTGAAGAAGAATAG